One genomic segment of Kocuria rhizophila DC2201 includes these proteins:
- the nadA gene encoding quinolinate synthase NadA, with translation MTSVATRLTLLSSRPGDRAAAQPGTSGGSCSAALAEQPWDFPAPLTEGYGPGASQHDVVPPGSPAQPAIPQRYRDASPGELDAMISTAKQTLGNRVVVMGHFYQRDEIVAHADFIGDSFQLAQQAKAHPEAEAIVFCGVHFMAETADILSTEQQAVILPNPAAGCSMADMADEDSVEECWAELVDVLGPHATDEHGTVLTDERGEPLASVVPVTYMNSSAALKAFCGRHGGIVCTSSNAATVLEWAFARGQRVLFFPDQHLGRNTAKAMGVPLEQMPLWNPNRPLGGNSPAALDDARVILWHGFCSVHRRFTVAQIEQARAEHPGCTVVVHPECPMEVVDAADSAGSTDHIRKAVAAAEPGQTFAIGTEINMVNRLAAEHPEHTIFCLDPVICPCSTMYRIHPGYLAWVLEELVAGRVVNRVSVAPEVAAEASVALERMLAAVPRA, from the coding sequence ATGACCTCCGTCGCCACCCGCCTCACCCTGCTGTCCTCCCGCCCCGGGGACCGCGCAGCCGCGCAGCCCGGCACATCCGGCGGCTCGTGCAGCGCCGCCCTCGCGGAGCAGCCGTGGGACTTCCCGGCCCCGCTCACCGAGGGCTACGGCCCCGGGGCGTCCCAGCACGACGTCGTTCCCCCGGGCTCCCCCGCGCAGCCCGCCATCCCGCAGCGCTACCGGGACGCGAGCCCCGGGGAGCTGGATGCCATGATCAGCACGGCCAAGCAGACTCTGGGGAACCGCGTGGTGGTGATGGGCCACTTCTACCAGCGGGACGAGATCGTGGCGCACGCGGACTTCATCGGGGACTCGTTCCAGCTCGCGCAGCAGGCGAAGGCGCACCCGGAGGCCGAGGCCATCGTGTTCTGCGGCGTGCACTTCATGGCCGAGACCGCGGACATCCTCTCCACGGAGCAGCAGGCCGTGATCCTGCCCAACCCGGCCGCGGGCTGCTCCATGGCGGACATGGCGGACGAGGACTCCGTGGAGGAGTGCTGGGCGGAGCTCGTGGACGTCCTGGGCCCCCATGCCACGGACGAGCACGGCACCGTGCTCACGGATGAGCGCGGCGAACCGCTGGCCTCGGTGGTCCCCGTGACCTACATGAACTCCTCCGCGGCGCTCAAGGCGTTCTGCGGGCGCCACGGGGGCATCGTGTGCACGTCCTCCAACGCCGCCACCGTGCTGGAGTGGGCCTTCGCCCGCGGGCAGCGGGTGCTGTTCTTCCCGGACCAGCACCTGGGCCGCAACACCGCCAAGGCCATGGGCGTGCCGCTGGAGCAGATGCCGCTGTGGAACCCGAACAGGCCGCTGGGCGGCAACTCTCCCGCGGCACTGGATGATGCGCGGGTGATCCTGTGGCACGGCTTCTGCTCCGTGCACCGCCGCTTCACCGTCGCCCAGATCGAGCAGGCCCGCGCCGAGCACCCCGGGTGCACCGTGGTGGTCCACCCCGAGTGCCCCATGGAGGTGGTGGACGCCGCGGACTCCGCCGGCTCCACGGACCACATCCGCAAGGCTGTGGCCGCGGCGGAACCGGGACAGACCTTCGCCATCGGCACCGAGATCAACATGGTCAACCGCCTGGCCGCGGAGCACCCGGAGCACACCATCTTCTGCCTGGACCCCGTGATCTGCCCGTGCTCCACGATGTACCGCATCCACCCCGGCTACCTCGCGTGGGTCCTGGAGGAGCTCGTGGCCGGGCGCGTGGTCAACCGGGTGAGCGTGGCCCCGGAAGTCGCCGCCGAGGCGTCGGTGGCGTTGGAGCGCATGCTCGCCGCGGTGCCGCGTGCGTGA
- a CDS encoding NUDIX hydrolase: protein MGTPCTSIAVSTVIFTVRPTGPDGRHELRLPLVRRIRDPHRHRWALPGGPLSEDEGLEDSAAAYLRLTTGLDAAHLEQLATFGGLTRSQGADERVVTVVYWAALSPREAAAGEDDLNVTWLQATDLPPLAFDHSLVVAHALDRLRDRIADPTVARSFLPDSFTIAQLREVHEAILGRAVDAPNFRRHALRSGRLQDTGQRVSGTPHRPPALYRFTEDTAPDFTRSGPHAAERPGHASSPSPPGPSSLPSPPSPESPTSQETP from the coding sequence ATGGGCACCCCGTGCACGAGCATTGCCGTGTCCACCGTGATCTTCACGGTGCGCCCCACCGGACCGGACGGGCGACACGAACTGCGGCTGCCCCTGGTGCGCCGGATCCGGGATCCCCACCGCCACCGGTGGGCACTGCCGGGCGGCCCGCTGAGTGAGGACGAGGGCCTGGAGGACTCCGCCGCCGCGTACCTGCGCCTCACCACGGGCCTCGACGCCGCCCACCTGGAGCAGCTCGCCACGTTCGGCGGTCTCACCCGCTCCCAGGGCGCCGACGAGCGCGTGGTCACCGTGGTCTACTGGGCCGCCCTGTCCCCCCGGGAGGCCGCCGCGGGCGAGGACGACCTCAACGTCACGTGGCTGCAGGCCACCGACCTGCCACCCCTGGCCTTCGACCACTCGCTCGTGGTGGCCCACGCCCTGGACCGGTTGCGGGACCGGATCGCGGACCCCACCGTGGCCCGCTCCTTCCTGCCCGACTCCTTCACCATCGCCCAGCTGCGCGAGGTGCACGAGGCTATCCTGGGCCGCGCCGTGGACGCCCCCAATTTCCGCCGCCACGCGCTGCGCTCCGGCCGGCTGCAGGACACCGGTCAGCGCGTTTCCGGTACCCCGCACCGGCCCCCCGCGCTGTACCGCTTCACCGAGGACACCGCCCCGGACTTCACCCGCTCCGGCCCGCACGCCGCAGAGCGTCCCGGCCACGCGAGCAGTCCCAGCCCGCCGGGACCGTCGAGCCTGCCGAGTCCGCCATCACCCGAGAGCCCTACGAGCCAGGAGACACCATGA